The nucleotide window ACCCAGCGGGTTTTGAATCGGCTTGGCGTCAGGACTGTGTTCGATCTCACGCTTGTGCCTAAAGAGATTCTGACAAGTCATTTTGGCGTTATTGGGGAGTGCCTCTACTTTGCCTCGCGCGGGATCGACAATAGCCCAATCATCCCCTACTACAACTCCCATGACGCCAAATCGATGGGCCACGAGCACACTTTCGACCGCGACGTCAACAACCCCAGAGCGATATTCGGCACGCTGCTGTGGCTGTGCGAGAAGTTGGGAAGAAGGCTCCGCAAGGGTAGATACTTCGCTACCAACGTCACCGTCAAGCTGCGTTTTGCCGATTTTACGACGATAACCCGCGCTTTGATGCTCCGCACGCCGACCAATCTGGAGGGAGTGATATTTTCGAATGCCAAACGGCTGCTGCTCGCCTCCTGGAAGGAACGAAGAATGTTGCGGCTGATAGGGGTAACCGGCGGGGGTCTCGTCCGCGCCCCGTGCGTGCAGCTTGAGCTGTTTGGTATAGCCGATAACCAACGTTATAGAAGGATGGTGGAGGCGGCAGATAGGATACGCGATCGGTTCGGCGAAAGGGCTATCCGACATGGGGGCTCGCTTTCCGCTTACGCGGAGTAGGCTATGCGGGCACAGCCGCGTCAAATTCATGAGAGGTTTTAAGCCGTATTATTCAGAGAGTCGGTGCCGATACCCCTGATGCCGCAAGCCGCTTGAGGCGCCGGTCGAACTGGGTCTCGCCGGGGGAACGCACCGCAAAGGAGTGCGCTGGCGCGGCGGGGGCGGACCCTCTTTGGTCAGTGCTTCATTCTTATGAGCATAATCCCGGCCGAGACCGCCTTGCGAATATCCTGCCAGGACCTCATTTTTGTCAGCCTTTCTGCAATAAAGGATGGCCGAAGGTAGAACGCTTTGTATGCCTTCTTGGCCCAGCGGTCCGCATCTTCCACGAAGAATGGGAGCTTCTGGTCGGTGTTTCCGAGCGTGAACTCCCTCCAATAATCGCCCTTTACTAAACCGTGCTGCAAGGCCA belongs to bacterium and includes:
- the dinB gene encoding DNA polymerase IV; this translates as MKDCFRTIIHVDMDCFFAAVEQRDNPKLRGKPVIICGSPDRRSVVATASYEARKFGIQSGSSAFSARLKCPNAAFVEGNPDKYLYASSRLIGILKDYTSEVEVFSIDEAFLDISGCEPLFGPPESVAWSMKERVKKELGLTCSVGIAPNKLVAKIASGLHKPDGLTVVLPGEEQSFLGKLPVGKLWGVGEKTQRVLNRLGVRTVFDLTLVPKEILTSHFGVIGECLYFASRGIDNSPIIPYYNSHDAKSMGHEHTFDRDVNNPRAIFGTLLWLCEKLGRRLRKGRYFATNVTVKLRFADFTTITRALMLRTPTNLEGVIFSNAKRLLLASWKERRMLRLIGVTGGGLVRAPCVQLELFGIADNQRYRRMVEAADRIRDRFGERAIRHGGSLSAYAE